The Toxorhynchites rutilus septentrionalis strain SRP chromosome 3, ASM2978413v1, whole genome shotgun sequence genome includes a region encoding these proteins:
- the LOC129777205 gene encoding F-actin-capping protein subunit beta-like has translation MTEQQMDCALDLMRRLPPQQIEKNLIDLIDLAPALCEDLLTSVDQPLKIAKDKETGKDYLLCDYNRDGDSYRSPWSNTYDPPLEDGSMPSERLRKLEIEANHAFDQYREMYYEGGVSSAYLWDLDHGFAGVILIKKAGEGNLKTKGCWDSIHVVEVQEKSSGRTAHYKLTSTHKLHQRNILI, from the exons ATG ACGGAACAGCAGATGGACTGTGCATTAGATTTAATGAGAAGACTTCCGCCACAGCAGATCGAGAAAAATTTAATAGATTTGATTGACCTCGCTCCAGCCTTATGCGAAGATTTATTGACATCTGTCGATCAACCATTAAAAATAGCTAAAGATAAAGAAACTGGTAAAGACTACTTGCTGTGCGATTACAACCGTGATGGTGACTCATATAGATCCCCGTGGTCTAATACCTATGATCCACCGTTAGAGGACGGATCCATGCCATCTGAACGTCTTCGTAAATTGGAAATCGAAGCAAATCACGCTTTTGATCAATATCGTGAAATGTACTATGAAGGTGGCGTGTCATCTGCATATTTGTGGGATTTGGATCACGGCTTTGCTGGTGTGATCTTAATTAAAAAAGCTGGAGaaggaaatttgaaaacaaaaggATGTTGGGATTCTATACACGTTGTTGAAGTTCAGGAGAAAAGCTCTGGCAGAACAGCGCATTATAAATTAACttcgacacacaaactgcatcagcgtaatatactcatatga